A region of Gemmatimonadales bacterium DNA encodes the following proteins:
- the nuoH gene encoding NADH-quinone oxidoreductase subunit NuoH yields MNPVAGAAFVWISLVKILVVFGGLLTLIALWTWVERRGAGWIQNRLGPNRVGPEGLLQPAADGLKNFLKEETLPPFSDRFLFILAPMMAFTPALITFAVVPFASPLPTPWGLVGTAIADLPVGFLYILAIGSLGVYGVVLAGWSSNNKYSLLGGLRGSAQLISYEVSMGLSAVAVLLLAGNITMNEIVAKQQQSVWFVLPLFVAFFTFLIASFAETNRLPFDLPEAEAELIAGYHTEYSAMKFSMFYIAEYSNMVTASALMVTLFFGGWDVPFTAWDNTPPWTVVKFLVTFAAFWAKVLFFLFAYVWVRWTLPRFRFDQLMDLGWKVLLPVALAYVMVVAVAVWALEAAGLAFGVPYALVLSGVSLALGALLLWGLDRNRVIGGSASRQRAVWRRDAARARARGAA; encoded by the coding sequence ATGAACCCGGTCGCCGGGGCGGCCTTCGTGTGGATCTCGCTGGTCAAGATCCTGGTGGTGTTCGGCGGGCTGCTGACCCTGATCGCGCTGTGGACGTGGGTCGAGCGGCGCGGCGCGGGGTGGATCCAGAACCGCCTCGGCCCGAACCGCGTCGGGCCGGAGGGGCTGCTCCAGCCGGCGGCCGACGGACTGAAGAACTTCCTCAAGGAAGAGACGCTCCCGCCGTTCTCCGACCGGTTCCTGTTCATCCTCGCGCCGATGATGGCGTTCACCCCGGCGCTCATCACCTTCGCGGTGGTGCCGTTCGCCTCGCCGCTGCCGACGCCCTGGGGGCTGGTGGGGACGGCGATCGCCGACCTGCCGGTGGGGTTCCTGTACATCCTGGCCATCGGCTCGCTCGGGGTGTACGGCGTGGTGCTGGCGGGCTGGTCCTCGAACAACAAGTACTCGCTCCTCGGCGGGCTGCGCGGCTCCGCGCAGCTCATCTCCTACGAAGTGTCGATGGGGCTGTCGGCGGTGGCCGTGCTGCTGCTGGCCGGCAACATCACGATGAACGAGATCGTGGCGAAGCAGCAGCAGAGCGTGTGGTTCGTGCTGCCGCTGTTCGTCGCGTTCTTCACCTTCCTGATCGCCAGCTTCGCCGAGACGAACCGGCTGCCGTTCGACCTGCCCGAGGCCGAGGCCGAGCTGATCGCCGGCTATCACACCGAGTACTCCGCGATGAAGTTCTCGATGTTCTACATCGCCGAGTATTCCAACATGGTCACCGCCTCGGCGCTGATGGTGACCCTGTTTTTCGGCGGGTGGGACGTGCCGTTCACGGCGTGGGACAACACGCCGCCGTGGACGGTGGTGAAGTTCCTCGTGACCTTCGCCGCCTTCTGGGCCAAGGTGCTGTTCTTCCTGTTCGCCTACGTGTGGGTGCGGTGGACGCTGCCGCGGTTCCGCTTCGACCAGCTGATGGACCTCGGGTGGAAGGTGCTGCTCCCGGTGGCCCTGGCGTACGTGATGGTGGTGGCGGTCGCCGTGTGGGCGCTGGAGGCGGCGGGCCTGGCGTTCGGCGTGCCGTACGCCCTGGTGCTGAGCGGCGTGAGCCTGGCGCTGGGCGCGCTGCTGCTGTGGGGCCTGGACCGCAACCGGGTCATCGGCGGGTCGGCGTCGCGGCAGCGGGCGGTGTGGCGCCGCGACGCGGCGCGGGCGCGGGCGCGGGGGGCTGCCTAG
- a CDS encoding 2Fe-2S iron-sulfur cluster-binding protein: MTDLVKLTIEGREVEVPAGTSVLEAAKQTGVLIPHYCYHPGLPVAGSCRMCLVDVEKSPKPVPSCATPVAAGMVVRVSSEPAKAARRAVLEFLLINHPLDCPICDKAGECTLQDYTFQEGRDAGRYAEYAKRYNPVEDFGPDVLYVPNRCVLCTRCVRFMEDVAKEPTLNVEERGDRAHIGIFEGRQLDHPWAGNVVDLCPVGSLLSKDFLNKARVWDFDKTASVCPGCTQGCNVVLETRENVVVRVRPRPNPEVNRWWMCDEGRLKYGWLNRSDRIEVPLVRQADRLVPVDWEQALERAAELMGAADGAWVGLVSPGASCEALEAASGLLALRGGAGAFRVHEGAEAPLAGVPDLALRKERAPNVNGALAAGFTRDWGGAVERARSAALVLALDEDLADLTGPLTTGRLVYVGTVLPEAARGAAVVLPCANMAEEEGSFVNLRGLKQPYLQAKSPPGMARPAAWILAELQGALAARVGSRA; encoded by the coding sequence ATGACCGATCTCGTCAAGCTGACCATCGAGGGGCGGGAGGTCGAGGTTCCCGCGGGGACCTCGGTGCTCGAGGCCGCGAAGCAGACCGGGGTCCTGATCCCGCACTACTGCTACCACCCGGGCCTCCCGGTGGCCGGTTCGTGCCGGATGTGCCTGGTGGACGTCGAGAAGAGCCCCAAGCCCGTGCCCTCGTGCGCCACGCCCGTGGCGGCCGGCATGGTCGTGCGGGTCTCGAGCGAGCCGGCGAAGGCGGCCCGCCGGGCGGTGCTGGAGTTCCTGCTGATCAACCACCCGCTCGACTGCCCGATCTGCGACAAGGCCGGCGAGTGCACGCTGCAGGACTACACCTTCCAGGAGGGCCGGGACGCCGGCCGGTACGCCGAGTACGCCAAGCGCTACAACCCGGTCGAGGACTTCGGGCCCGACGTCCTCTACGTGCCCAACCGCTGCGTGCTGTGCACCCGCTGCGTGCGGTTCATGGAAGACGTCGCGAAGGAGCCGACGCTGAACGTCGAGGAGCGGGGCGACCGCGCGCACATCGGCATCTTCGAGGGCCGGCAGCTCGACCATCCGTGGGCGGGAAACGTGGTGGACCTGTGCCCCGTCGGCTCGCTGCTGTCGAAGGACTTCCTGAACAAGGCCAGGGTGTGGGACTTCGACAAGACGGCCTCGGTGTGCCCCGGCTGCACCCAGGGCTGCAACGTCGTGCTGGAGACCCGGGAGAACGTGGTCGTCCGCGTGCGGCCCCGCCCGAACCCCGAAGTCAACCGCTGGTGGATGTGCGACGAGGGGCGCCTGAAGTACGGCTGGCTCAACCGCTCGGACCGCATCGAGGTGCCGCTGGTGCGCCAGGCTGACCGGCTCGTGCCGGTGGACTGGGAGCAGGCCCTGGAGCGCGCGGCCGAGCTGATGGGGGCGGCGGACGGCGCCTGGGTCGGCCTGGTGTCGCCGGGCGCCTCGTGCGAGGCACTCGAAGCGGCCTCCGGGCTCCTGGCCCTGCGCGGCGGCGCCGGCGCGTTCCGCGTGCACGAAGGAGCGGAGGCTCCCCTGGCCGGCGTGCCGGACCTCGCGTTGCGCAAGGAGCGCGCGCCCAACGTGAACGGCGCGCTGGCGGCGGGCTTCACCCGCGACTGGGGCGGCGCCGTCGAGCGCGCCCGGAGCGCGGCACTGGTGCTGGCGCTGGACGAGGACCTGGCCGACCTCACCGGGCCGCTCACCACCGGCCGGCTGGTGTACGTCGGGACGGTGCTGCCCGAGGCGGCCCGCGGCGCGGCGGTCGTGCTGCCGTGCGCCAACATGGCCGAGGAAGAGGGCTCGTTCGTGAACCTGCGCGGCCTGAAGCAGCCCTACCTTCAGGCCAAGAGCCCGCCGGGGATGGCCCGGCCGGCCGCGTGGATCCTGGCCGAGCTCCAGGGGGCGCTCGCCGCTCGCGTGGGATCCCGGGCATGA
- the nuoF gene encoding NADH-quinone oxidoreductase subunit NuoF: MGYPHPKHPKETPVVSAHFGEAEARSYDGWVKRGGYTALEKALGMPREQVIEEVKASGLRGRGGAGFPAGVKWSFMPKQKTKPHYLCCNADESEPGTFKDREIMRWTPHQLIEGCAIAAYAIQAEQTFIYIRGEFTEPIAVMQKALEEAYAKGVLGANAMGKGARIDVMIHRGAGAYICGEETALMNSIEGKRGNPRIRPPFPAAVGVFGQPTTINNVETLSSVPHIINRGSAWYKGLCLSNPKSTGTKLFSICGTVAKPGNYEVTMGFPLKDLLYDVAGGMLPGRTLKAVIPGGSSVPILTAAEAEDTVLDYEGCVAKGTMLGSGGMIVLDDSVDMVYQVMRLAKFYAHESCAQCTQCREGTAWTVKILQRLLGGQGKAEDLDLLLDLSEQMTGRTICVLSDSCAAPVVSAIRKFRPEFDAYLRNGRRKARA; this comes from the coding sequence ATGGGCTACCCGCACCCCAAGCACCCGAAGGAAACCCCGGTCGTCAGCGCCCACTTCGGCGAGGCCGAGGCGAGGAGCTACGACGGCTGGGTGAAGCGCGGCGGCTACACGGCGCTGGAGAAAGCGCTCGGCATGCCGCGCGAGCAGGTGATCGAGGAGGTCAAGGCGTCGGGGCTGCGGGGGCGGGGCGGGGCGGGCTTTCCGGCGGGCGTGAAGTGGAGCTTCATGCCCAAGCAGAAGACCAAGCCCCACTACCTGTGCTGCAACGCGGACGAGTCGGAGCCCGGCACCTTCAAGGACCGCGAGATCATGCGGTGGACGCCCCACCAGTTGATCGAGGGGTGCGCCATCGCGGCGTACGCGATTCAGGCCGAGCAGACGTTCATCTACATCCGCGGGGAGTTCACCGAGCCCATCGCCGTCATGCAGAAGGCGCTCGAGGAGGCGTACGCGAAGGGCGTGCTGGGCGCGAACGCGATGGGGAAGGGCGCGCGGATCGACGTCATGATCCATCGCGGCGCCGGCGCCTACATCTGCGGCGAAGAGACGGCGCTGATGAACTCCATCGAGGGCAAGCGCGGCAACCCGCGCATCCGCCCGCCGTTCCCCGCGGCCGTGGGCGTGTTCGGCCAGCCCACCACCATCAACAACGTCGAGACCCTCTCCAGCGTGCCGCACATCATCAACCGCGGCTCGGCCTGGTACAAGGGCCTCTGCCTGTCGAACCCCAAGAGCACCGGCACCAAGCTGTTCTCGATCTGCGGCACCGTGGCGAAGCCCGGCAACTACGAAGTGACGATGGGCTTCCCGCTGAAGGACCTGCTGTACGACGTCGCCGGCGGGATGCTGCCCGGCCGCACGCTCAAGGCCGTGATCCCGGGCGGCTCCTCGGTGCCGATCCTCACCGCGGCCGAAGCCGAGGACACGGTGCTCGACTACGAGGGCTGCGTCGCCAAGGGCACGATGCTCGGCTCCGGCGGGATGATCGTGCTCGACGACTCGGTGGACATGGTCTACCAGGTCATGCGCCTCGCGAAGTTCTACGCCCACGAGTCCTGCGCCCAGTGCACCCAGTGCCGCGAGGGCACCGCCTGGACCGTGAAGATCCTGCAGCGCCTGCTGGGCGGGCAGGGGAAGGCGGAGGACCTGGACCTCCTGCTCGACCTGTCGGAGCAGATGACCGGCCGCACGATCTGCGTGCTGAGCGACTCCTGCGCCGCGCCGGTGGTGAGCGCCATCCGGAAGTTCCGCCCCGAGTTCGACGCCTACCTGCGGAACGGCCGGCGGAAGGCGCGGGCATGA
- a CDS encoding NAD(P)H-dependent oxidoreductase subunit E — protein MSGASVPPHGEAAEAGLPRVFVGEGRQRLDAVVARYPAKAGALLPALWMVQEAHGWISPAGMAEVAEVLDLTPAYVRGVVTFYTMYHQHPVGKYFVQVCTTTPCNVCGAEGVVEAFLKATGAKAPGETSPDGKWTIVEVECLGACGFATPVMINDEFVESVTAASVPALVARYT, from the coding sequence GTGAGCGGCGCGAGCGTCCCGCCGCACGGCGAGGCCGCCGAGGCCGGGCTGCCACGCGTGTTCGTCGGCGAGGGCCGCCAGCGGCTCGACGCGGTCGTCGCCCGGTATCCCGCCAAGGCCGGGGCGCTCCTGCCGGCGCTGTGGATGGTGCAGGAGGCCCACGGCTGGATCTCGCCGGCGGGGATGGCGGAGGTCGCCGAAGTCCTCGACCTCACGCCGGCCTACGTGCGGGGCGTGGTGACGTTCTACACGATGTACCACCAGCACCCGGTCGGGAAGTACTTCGTGCAGGTGTGCACCACGACGCCGTGCAACGTGTGCGGCGCCGAGGGCGTGGTGGAGGCCTTCCTGAAGGCCACCGGCGCGAAGGCGCCGGGGGAGACCAGCCCGGACGGCAAGTGGACCATCGTCGAGGTGGAGTGCCTCGGCGCCTGCGGGTTCGCGACGCCGGTGATGATCAACGACGAGTTCGTCGAGAGCGTGACCGCCGCGTCGGTGCCCGCCCTCGTCGCCCGGTACACGTAG
- the nuoD gene encoding NADH dehydrogenase (quinone) subunit D, giving the protein MAEKRVLELALATPGVDAAGNPARLPLVAEAPLGAEPELKTDHMLINIGPQHPATHGVLRLVVELDGEVVVRVIPHIGYLHSGFEKLGEYRHYNQIIPLTDRTDYLSAPANNVAFALAAERLMGIEITERCKVLRVIACELSRIISHLVWAGTTAIDIGAFTVFLWMFQERERAYNLIEEWTGARLTTSLTRVGGLMADVPDGWAGRLKDWCAKFPKTLDEVDRMLLRNGIWLGRTQDVGVMTAAEAIDYSLSGPMLRASGVAFDVRKDHPYLDYDSYDFEVPVGQHGDVYDRYLVRMEEMRQSVRILEQALARLPDGPINAADARVILPPKRRLMSDMESMIHHFKQVMEGVPAPVGEVYLPVENPKGELGTYLVSDGSAKPVRWRIRPPSFLNIAALPKMAEGHLLSDLIAINASVDIVMGEIDR; this is encoded by the coding sequence ATGGCCGAGAAGCGCGTCCTGGAGCTCGCGCTGGCGACGCCGGGGGTGGACGCCGCCGGGAACCCGGCGCGCCTGCCGCTGGTGGCCGAGGCGCCGCTGGGGGCCGAGCCCGAGCTCAAGACCGACCACATGCTGATCAACATCGGCCCGCAGCATCCGGCCACGCACGGCGTGCTGCGGCTGGTGGTCGAGCTGGACGGCGAGGTGGTGGTGCGGGTCATCCCGCACATCGGCTACCTGCACTCCGGCTTCGAGAAGCTGGGCGAGTACCGGCACTACAACCAGATCATCCCGCTCACCGACCGCACCGACTACCTCTCGGCCCCGGCGAACAACGTGGCCTTCGCGCTCGCGGCCGAGCGGCTGATGGGCATCGAGATCACCGAGCGCTGCAAGGTGCTGCGGGTCATCGCCTGCGAGCTGAGCCGCATCATCTCGCACCTGGTGTGGGCGGGCACGACCGCGATCGACATCGGTGCCTTCACCGTCTTCCTGTGGATGTTCCAGGAGCGGGAGCGGGCCTACAACCTCATCGAGGAGTGGACCGGGGCGCGGCTGACGACGTCGCTCACCCGGGTCGGCGGGCTGATGGCCGACGTTCCCGACGGCTGGGCGGGGCGGCTGAAGGACTGGTGCGCGAAGTTCCCGAAGACGCTCGACGAGGTGGACCGGATGCTGCTCCGCAACGGCATCTGGCTCGGCCGCACGCAGGACGTCGGCGTCATGACGGCGGCGGAGGCGATCGACTACTCGCTGTCGGGCCCGATGCTGCGGGCCAGCGGCGTGGCGTTCGACGTCCGCAAGGACCATCCCTACCTCGACTACGACAGCTACGACTTCGAAGTCCCGGTCGGGCAGCACGGCGACGTGTACGACCGGTACCTGGTCCGGATGGAGGAGATGCGGCAGTCGGTGCGGATCCTGGAGCAGGCCCTCGCCCGGCTCCCGGACGGCCCGATCAACGCCGCCGACGCGCGGGTGATCCTGCCCCCCAAGCGGCGCCTGATGAGCGACATGGAGTCGATGATCCACCACTTCAAGCAGGTGATGGAGGGCGTGCCGGCCCCGGTCGGCGAGGTGTACCTGCCGGTCGAGAACCCGAAGGGCGAGCTGGGCACGTACCTGGTGTCGGACGGCTCCGCCAAGCCGGTGCGCTGGCGCATCCGCCCGCCGTCGTTCCTCAACATCGCGGCGCTCCCCAAGATGGCGGAGGGGCACCTGCTGTCGGACCTGATCGCGATCAACGCCAGCGTGGACATCGTCATGGGAGAGATCGACCGGTGA
- a CDS encoding NADH-quinone oxidoreductase subunit C: protein MSVGAAENPSVAALRSRFGAAVERTTVLLGASVVSVARERAHEVLAWLRDAPDQRYDYLVDVTAVEYRDRERPLELVYQLRSLPRGVMLRLKVDLAKDRPLEVDSVVDLWRGADWLEREVWDMFGIRFRGHPDLRRILMWENYAEGHPLRKDFPLRGRFSRSEQVRRALGADLQAHYSMEELSIAEAYDAVPADVRERLLGGEQER, encoded by the coding sequence GTGAGCGTCGGTGCAGCGGAGAACCCGTCGGTGGCCGCGCTGCGCTCGCGGTTCGGCGCGGCCGTGGAGCGGACCACCGTCTTGCTGGGCGCCAGCGTGGTCTCCGTGGCGCGCGAGCGCGCGCACGAGGTGCTGGCCTGGCTGCGGGACGCCCCCGACCAGCGCTACGACTACCTGGTCGACGTCACGGCGGTGGAGTACCGGGACCGCGAACGCCCGCTGGAGCTGGTCTACCAGCTCCGCTCGCTGCCGCGCGGCGTGATGCTGCGCCTCAAGGTGGACCTGGCCAAGGACCGGCCGCTCGAGGTGGACTCGGTCGTGGACCTGTGGCGGGGCGCCGACTGGCTGGAGCGCGAGGTGTGGGACATGTTCGGCATCCGGTTCCGCGGCCACCCGGACCTGCGGCGGATCCTGATGTGGGAGAACTACGCGGAGGGCCATCCGCTGCGGAAGGACTTCCCGCTCCGGGGCCGCTTCAGCCGCTCGGAGCAGGTCCGCCGGGCGCTCGGCGCCGACCTCCAGGCGCACTACTCGATGGAGGAGCTGTCGATCGCCGAGGCCTACGACGCCGTCCCCGCGGACGTCCGGGAGCGGCTGCTCGGCGGCGAGCAGGAGCGCTGA
- a CDS encoding NADH-quinone oxidoreductase subunit B family protein, producing the protein MELTGPEQHPAPQDEAERAGFLSPNWVTARLDDLVNWSRANSLWPMAFGTACCAIEFMATAASRFDLARFGMERVAYSPRQADVLICAGRLPFKLAPVIRRVWDQMPQPKWCISMGACASTGGIFDNYAMVQGIDTIVPVDVYVPGCPPRPEGLLYGILMLQKKIKGETVFDPDLRVERLADQQGLFLEPAAVDELSEPFGNSIHQTRSA; encoded by the coding sequence GTGGAACTGACCGGACCGGAACAACACCCGGCGCCCCAGGACGAAGCGGAGCGCGCCGGCTTCCTGTCGCCCAACTGGGTGACGGCGCGGCTCGACGACCTGGTCAACTGGTCGCGCGCCAATTCGCTGTGGCCGATGGCGTTCGGGACCGCCTGCTGCGCCATCGAGTTCATGGCCACGGCCGCCAGCCGCTTCGACCTGGCGCGCTTCGGCATGGAGCGGGTCGCCTATTCGCCCCGCCAGGCGGACGTGCTGATCTGCGCGGGCCGCCTCCCGTTCAAGCTGGCCCCGGTGATCCGCCGCGTCTGGGACCAGATGCCGCAGCCCAAGTGGTGCATCTCGATGGGCGCCTGCGCGTCCACCGGGGGCATCTTCGACAACTACGCCATGGTGCAGGGCATCGACACGATCGTGCCGGTCGACGTCTACGTGCCCGGCTGCCCGCCGCGGCCCGAGGGGCTGCTGTACGGCATCCTGATGCTGCAGAAGAAGATCAAGGGCGAGACGGTTTTCGACCCGGACCTCAGGGTCGAGCGGCTCGCCGACCAGCAGGGCCTGTTCCTCGAGCCGGCGGCGGTGGACGAGCTGTCCGAGCCGTTCGGCAACTCGATCCACCAGACCAGGTCGGCCTGA
- a CDS encoding NADH-quinone oxidoreductase subunit A — protein MVAFSALMMVALSHLFSSSRPTAVKSLPYESGMTPLGNARERYDVKFYLVAVLFIVFDIEVVFMMPWAVAFRQLNLLGLGVAGALLEMAVFVVILAVGYVYIWKRGALEWN, from the coding sequence TTGGTCGCCTTCAGCGCGCTGATGATGGTCGCGCTCTCGCATCTGTTTTCCTCGTCCCGCCCCACCGCGGTCAAGTCGCTGCCCTACGAGTCCGGCATGACGCCCCTGGGCAACGCGCGGGAACGCTACGACGTGAAGTTCTACCTCGTGGCGGTCCTGTTCATCGTGTTCGACATCGAGGTGGTGTTCATGATGCCGTGGGCCGTGGCCTTCCGGCAGCTGAACCTGCTGGGCCTGGGCGTGGCGGGCGCGCTGCTGGAGATGGCGGTCTTCGTGGTCATCCTGGCGGTGGGATACGTGTACATCTGGAAGCGCGGAGCCCTGGAGTGGAACTGA
- the dcd gene encoding dCTP deaminase, with product MSIKSDRWIRRMAREHGMIEPFADSQVRDGVISFGVSSYGYDMRVAREFKIFTNALSAIVDPKAFDPKSFVAFEGDVCIVPPNSFALARSVEYFRIPRDVLTICVGKSTYARCGIITNVTPFEPEWEGFVTLEISNTTPLPAKIYANEGIAQVLFFEGDEPPEVSYADKKGKYQKQQGVTLPKL from the coding sequence ATGAGCATCAAGTCCGATCGCTGGATCCGCCGGATGGCGCGGGAGCACGGGATGATCGAGCCGTTCGCCGACAGCCAGGTGCGGGACGGGGTGATCTCGTTCGGGGTCTCGAGTTACGGCTACGACATGCGCGTCGCCCGGGAGTTCAAGATCTTCACCAACGCGCTCTCGGCGATCGTGGACCCGAAGGCGTTCGACCCGAAGTCGTTCGTGGCCTTCGAGGGCGACGTGTGCATCGTGCCGCCGAACTCCTTCGCGCTGGCCCGCTCGGTCGAGTACTTCCGCATCCCGCGGGACGTGCTGACCATCTGCGTGGGCAAGTCGACCTACGCCCGCTGCGGGATCATCACCAACGTGACGCCCTTCGAGCCCGAGTGGGAGGGGTTCGTCACGCTGGAGATCTCGAACACCACCCCGCTGCCGGCCAAGATCTACGCCAACGAGGGCATCGCCCAGGTGCTGTTCTTCGAGGGCGACGAGCCGCCGGAGGTCTCCTACGCGGACAAGAAGGGGAAGTATCAGAAGCAGCAGGGGGTGACGCTGCCCAAGCTGTGA
- a CDS encoding group 1 truncated hemoglobin, whose product MRLALGCAALAAACHSAPPAPAPAPAAAAQSGPSLYERLGGRPALARVVADLIVRATTDPRISGFFRGADLDQLRAGLTDQLCQVTGGPCRYTGRSMREVHASMGLRDADFDALVSDLVASLEHFHVGAGEQTELVGILGGLRSQIVTR is encoded by the coding sequence GTGCGATTGGCTTTGGGGTGCGCCGCGCTGGCGGCCGCCTGTCACAGTGCTCCCCCGGCGCCTGCGCCGGCCCCCGCCGCCGCGGCCCAGTCCGGACCCAGCCTGTACGAGCGGCTGGGCGGCCGGCCGGCGCTCGCGCGGGTGGTGGCCGACCTGATCGTCCGGGCGACCACCGACCCGCGGATCAGCGGGTTCTTCCGCGGCGCGGACCTCGACCAGCTGCGGGCGGGGCTGACCGACCAGCTGTGCCAGGTGACCGGCGGGCCGTGCCGGTACACGGGGCGGTCGATGCGGGAGGTGCACGCGAGCATGGGCCTCCGGGACGCGGACTTCGACGCCCTGGTGTCGGACCTGGTGGCGTCGCTGGAGCATTTCCACGTCGGAGCGGGCGAGCAGACCGAGCTGGTGGGGATCCTGGGCGGATTGAGGAGTCAGATTGTGACGAGATAG